The genomic DNA CTATTCTGCGGAAAATCTTGATGCAATAATAACAGATAACGAAATAAACAGCAAAATAAAAAATAAGTATAAAAAATTTTGTAAAGTATTATAAATTAAAGGAGATGATGTTATGCTGATGGAAAATGAGAGAAAGCTCATTGTGGAATATGGAAAGCTCTTGGTAACAAAAGGACTTACTACTGGAACAGGAGGAAATATAAGTATTTTTGATAAGGAAAAAAAATATTTTGCAATAAGTCCGAGCGGAATAGATTATTTTGAAACAGAGCCTGAAGATGTGGTAATTATGGATTTGGACGGAAAAGTAGTGGAGGGGGAAAGAAAGCCTTCCAGTGAATGGATGATGCATTTGATTTTTTATAAAAAAAGAGATGATGTAGAAGCTGTGGTTCACACTCATTCGAGATTTTCTTCGACTATCTCATGCATGAGATGGGATATCCCTGCACTTCATTATTATGTGGCATTTGCAGGAAAAACAATTCCTTGTGCAAAATATGCATCATACGGTACACAGGAGCTTGCCGATAATGCTTTTGAGGGAATGGGAGAAGGAAAGGCGGCGCTTCTTGCCAATCATGGATTAATAACAATAGGACGCAGTGTAAAGGAAGCTTTTCTTGTGGCTGAAATGAGCGAGGAGATGGCGGAGTATTATTACAGAACAAAATCAATAGGAGAACCAGTTTTGCTGGATGAAGAAGAGATGGAAAGTATGCTTCTGAGATTCAAATCTTATGGACAATAAAGGAGGAAAATTATGAAAATAGCGTATTTTTACGGCCCCGAAGATGTAAGGATAGAAGAAACAGCTATACCGGAACCGGGTTATGGTGAAGTGGTAATAAAAAATAAAGTAGCATTAACATGCGGAACAGACCTGAAAACATATCTGAGAGGTCATCCGCTCTGGATTCCGCCGGCAGTTTTCGGACACGAAGCATCAGGAGTGGTATATAAGGTAGGAGAAGGAGTAGAAAAATTTAAGGTAGGAGACAGGGTAGTAGCACATAATTCTGCACCTTGTCATGAGTGTATTTACTGTAAGACACATCAGTATTCTATGTGCGAAAATAATCTTTTTAATTCAGGAGCTTTTGCAGAATATCAAAAAATTCCTGAAAGAATAGTAAGACAGAATATGTTCAAGCTCCCTGATACACTGGATTTTAAGAGTGCAGCTCTTACAGAGCCGTTTTCATGTGCGGTTTACGGTGTGGATGAATCAAATATAAAACAGGGGGACTATGTTGTAATAAACGGGGTAGGACCAATCGGGCTTATGTTTGTAAAGCTTGTGTATCTAAAAGGTGCACATATAATTGTTACAGATGCAAGCGATAAGAGACTGGAACTGGCAAAAAAATTGGGAGCAAAAGATATTATAAATATAAATGAAGTTTCTGATGTAGTAAAAGCTGTAAAGGACTGTACACCGCAGAGCAGAGGTGTAGATGTGGCAATAGAAGCAACAGGGCTTCCGAGAGTATGGGAAAATACTATTCTTATGGCAAGAAAAGGCGGTTTGGTAAATTTATTCGGAGGAACGAAAAAGGGAGAAACATTCACTATAGACTGCCAGCTTTTTCATTATTCACAGCTGACAATAAAGGGTGTTTTTCATACTACTCCCTATCATGTGGAAAGAGCCTTCAGACTCATTTGTGAAGGTGTAATAAGTGCAGATGACTTTGTAAATAATGAATATGATATAGATCATCTGGTAGATGCATTGGAGTCACACAGAACAGGAAATGTAATAAAAAATGCAATTATTTTCGAATAATGGAAATTAACAAAATAAAACTGTATTATGCAGAATAATCCTGTGTACTGTATCATTTTAACTAAAGATTGGCAGAATATTATACAGGTATAAAAATATTTATTATGTTTTTAGTAAATTTTTTAAAAACTTAGAAATTTTTTTAAATTATTCTGTTTTAATACAGTTTTTTTAATTCTGTCAAAGTATTGAAAAATAAGTGTTTTTTTGCAAAACAAATTTGAGTTTGCAGATGAAAAAAATATTTCAAATATTTATAATTAATTAAATAATTGTTTTAATAAAGACGATGTAAATTGATATAAAAAATAAAATTGACATAATGAGAATATTTTAGTAACATAAAGGTATATAAAATATAAATTTTTAATGGAGGAGATATGAAAAGATATTTATTAGCTATTATGTTAATTTTAGGATTAGTAATTTCTTGCGGCGGATCGAAAGACATTACATTACCTAATAAAAATGTGAAAATAGAGGGAGATGTTCTGACATTCAAAGGAAAGCCCTTTACAGGAAATATAAAGATGA from Sebaldella termitidis ATCC 33386 includes the following:
- a CDS encoding zinc-dependent alcohol dehydrogenase, producing MKIAYFYGPEDVRIEETAIPEPGYGEVVIKNKVALTCGTDLKTYLRGHPLWIPPAVFGHEASGVVYKVGEGVEKFKVGDRVVAHNSAPCHECIYCKTHQYSMCENNLFNSGAFAEYQKIPERIVRQNMFKLPDTLDFKSAALTEPFSCAVYGVDESNIKQGDYVVINGVGPIGLMFVKLVYLKGAHIIVTDASDKRLELAKKLGAKDIININEVSDVVKAVKDCTPQSRGVDVAIEATGLPRVWENTILMARKGGLVNLFGGTKKGETFTIDCQLFHYSQLTIKGVFHTTPYHVERAFRLICEGVISADDFVNNEYDIDHLVDALESHRTGNVIKNAIIFE
- a CDS encoding L-fuculose-phosphate aldolase, with amino-acid sequence MLMENERKLIVEYGKLLVTKGLTTGTGGNISIFDKEKKYFAISPSGIDYFETEPEDVVIMDLDGKVVEGERKPSSEWMMHLIFYKKRDDVEAVVHTHSRFSSTISCMRWDIPALHYYVAFAGKTIPCAKYASYGTQELADNAFEGMGEGKAALLANHGLITIGRSVKEAFLVAEMSEEMAEYYYRTKSIGEPVLLDEEEMESMLLRFKSYGQ